The proteins below are encoded in one region of Andreesenia angusta:
- the hprK gene encoding HPr(Ser) kinase/phosphatase — MYSLNLHDLIKNVGLEIIYRPEGLEKINISGIEINRPGLQMTGFYKHFVQSRIQVLGEQEKEYLLSLPEDLRSERIETLFKYPIPAFIIANNIYAFPDIKSLAEKHGVLLLKTKLPTTKFISKLIVYLEDVLAPKTTMHGVLLEVFGMGVLIMGKSGVGKSETALELIKRGHRLVADDAVEIKRIDDMLRGTSPAIIRHFMEIRGIGILDIKRLYGVGAVKTWEILDLVVELEHWDEHKEYDRVGMDENTKDILGINVPRVTVPVQPGRNLAMIVEVAARNTRQKQFGYNAAAELDKKLKEELQKRKESLKQVRWIE; from the coding sequence TTGTATTCTCTCAACTTGCACGACCTTATAAAAAATGTAGGGCTAGAGATAATATACAGGCCAGAGGGGTTGGAAAAGATAAACATATCTGGGATAGAGATAAACCGTCCAGGCCTTCAAATGACAGGGTTTTACAAGCACTTCGTACAGAGCAGGATACAGGTTCTAGGTGAGCAGGAGAAGGAGTATTTGCTCTCGCTCCCTGAAGACCTGAGGTCGGAGAGGATAGAGACGCTCTTCAAGTACCCAATCCCCGCCTTTATAATAGCCAACAATATATACGCTTTCCCGGACATAAAGAGTTTGGCCGAGAAGCACGGCGTGCTACTGCTGAAGACAAAGCTTCCGACCACCAAGTTTATAAGCAAGCTCATAGTCTATTTAGAGGACGTGCTGGCTCCAAAGACCACCATGCACGGAGTGCTCCTCGAGGTTTTCGGCATGGGAGTGCTTATAATGGGCAAGAGTGGAGTCGGAAAGAGCGAGACGGCGCTGGAACTGATAAAGAGAGGACACAGGCTTGTAGCAGATGACGCCGTAGAGATAAAGCGAATAGACGACATGCTCAGGGGCACATCGCCTGCTATCATAAGGCATTTCATGGAGATAAGAGGAATAGGTATACTCGACATAAAGAGGCTCTACGGCGTTGGGGCTGTAAAGACCTGGGAGATACTGGACCTTGTGGTGGAGCTTGAGCACTGGGATGAGCACAAAGAGTATGACAGAGTTGGAATGGATGAGAATACGAAAGACATACTGGGTATAAATGTACCTAGAGTCACCGTTCCTGTTCAGCCTGGAAGGAATCTGGCCATGATAGTCGAGGTGGCCGCCAGAAATACAAGGCAGAAGCAGTTCGGATACAATGCGGCTGCAGAGCTTGACAAAAAGCTGAAAGAGGAGCTTCAAAAGAGAAAGGAATCGCTAAAACAAGTGAGGTGGATAGAATGA
- a CDS encoding murein hydrolase activator EnvC family protein, with protein MKRKLILSLLMLSMAGSSVTAYGVDIDASKQKLNQASEEKKELEEKLNKKEGEVDKLVKEIEEIDSQMRAASDELEKAKSELAKIEAEVVAVKKELEAAETKLEEKQEMFNSRVSVMYKNSSAGYLEVVLGSTDLVDLFNRISMIKDIVGYDAEIIAEVKNQKEIISVKGEELKVKESEAKEATRLAETKRAELESISNSKIAYMETLKNDEVAFRSSIARLEAESAQILDSIKSEESRQAEEARKAAESASKPQPPSAGSSVSTGTGSSNSGSPDIEVAPSQPSSSSGMIRPAASGPVTSEFGPRWGTVHKGIDIGVPTGTPILASTDGVVARSYYSSSYGEVVFINHGGGIVTIYAHNSRRLVSEGQRVSKGQVIAYSGNTGDSTGPHLHFEVVVNGAKVNPRNYINF; from the coding sequence TTGAAGAGAAAACTGATTTTATCGCTGCTTATGCTGTCGATGGCAGGATCGAGTGTGACAGCTTACGGTGTGGACATAGATGCTAGCAAGCAGAAACTGAACCAAGCTTCAGAGGAGAAGAAGGAGCTTGAGGAGAAGCTGAACAAGAAAGAGGGAGAAGTCGACAAACTGGTAAAAGAGATAGAAGAAATCGACTCCCAGATGAGGGCGGCTTCAGACGAGCTGGAAAAAGCTAAATCAGAGCTTGCGAAGATAGAGGCGGAAGTTGTAGCGGTTAAAAAAGAGCTAGAAGCCGCAGAGACAAAGCTAGAGGAAAAGCAGGAGATGTTCAACTCAAGAGTCAGCGTGATGTATAAAAACAGCTCTGCAGGGTACTTAGAAGTTGTGCTTGGATCTACAGATTTAGTGGACTTGTTCAACAGAATCAGCATGATAAAAGACATAGTGGGATATGACGCAGAGATAATAGCTGAAGTTAAAAATCAGAAAGAGATAATATCGGTTAAAGGCGAGGAGCTGAAGGTAAAGGAGTCAGAAGCCAAGGAGGCCACTAGGCTGGCCGAGACAAAGAGGGCGGAGCTAGAGAGTATCTCGAACTCCAAGATTGCCTACATGGAGACGCTTAAGAACGATGAAGTGGCATTCAGAAGCAGCATAGCCAGACTTGAAGCAGAGTCGGCACAGATACTAGATAGTATAAAGTCTGAAGAAAGTAGACAGGCAGAAGAAGCCAGGAAAGCTGCTGAATCGGCTTCAAAGCCACAGCCGCCATCCGCAGGCTCTTCTGTGTCTACAGGTACAGGAAGCTCAAATTCAGGCAGCCCAGATATAGAGGTTGCACCGTCGCAACCATCTTCAAGCTCGGGTATGATAAGGCCGGCTGCGTCAGGACCTGTCACTTCAGAGTTTGGACCTAGATGGGGAACTGTACACAAGGGGATAGATATAGGTGTACCTACAGGCACTCCTATACTGGCTTCGACAGACGGTGTTGTGGCCAGATCATACTACTCTTCTTCTTACGGAGAGGTAGTTTTTATAAATCACGGCGGCGGAATTGTAACTATATACGCCCACAACTCCAGAAGACTTGTCTCAGAGGGGCAGAGAGTGTCGAAAGGCCAGGTCATAGCCTACTCTGGAAACACGGGAGACAGCACTGGGCCCCACCTTCACTTCGAAGTGGTGGTAAACGGAGCAAAAGTAAATCCAAGAAACTATATAAACTTTTAG
- the uvrB gene encoding excinuclease ABC subunit UvrB → MGKFKIHSDYSPTGDQPQAIEKIAKGLEENKKHQVLLGVTGSGKTFTMANIIEKNQKPTIIIAHNKTLAGQLAGEFKEFFPENAVEYFVSYYDYYQPEAYVAHTDTYIEKDASINDEIDKLRHSATASLFERDDVIIVASVSCIYGLGDPIDYENLVLSLRPGMEKDRDEVLRKLVDIQYERNDINFTRGSFRVRGDIVDIFPASSNENAIRVEFFGDEIDRVTEIDALTGNLIGERSHVSIFPASHFATSEEKVKAAVETIEQELEERLKELEGEGKLLEAQRLKQRTMYDIEMLTEMGFCQGIENYSRHIAGREPGSKPFTLLDYFPDDYLMIVDESHVTIPQIRGMYAGDQSRKQSLVDYGFRLPSALDNRPLKFEEFEDHINQILYVSATPGPYELEHSENTVEQIIRPTGLLDPIIDVRPTRNQIDDLMGEIMARTEQNERVLVTTLTKKMSEDLTDYFKEAGIKVKYLHSDIKTIERMQILKELRQGVFDVLVGINLLREGLDIPEVSLVAILDADKEGFLRSETSLVQTIGRAARNSNGYVIMYADAVTKSMEKAINETNRRRQIQESYNTEHGIVPKTIVKGIRDVIEATAVAEDGADYKAVDMSEIERAEVGEKIAGLEREMKYWAGILEFEKAAELRDEIEKLKKISGKKKR, encoded by the coding sequence TTGGGCAAGTTCAAGATACATTCAGATTATTCTCCAACTGGAGACCAGCCACAAGCTATAGAGAAAATAGCAAAGGGGCTGGAGGAAAACAAGAAACATCAGGTGCTTCTGGGAGTGACAGGCTCTGGGAAGACCTTTACAATGGCGAATATAATAGAGAAAAATCAGAAACCGACTATAATAATAGCGCACAACAAGACGTTGGCAGGACAGCTGGCAGGTGAGTTCAAGGAGTTCTTTCCTGAAAATGCAGTGGAGTACTTCGTAAGCTACTACGACTACTACCAGCCGGAAGCATATGTGGCTCATACAGACACGTATATAGAGAAAGATGCGTCCATAAACGACGAGATAGACAAGCTAAGGCACTCGGCGACTGCATCGCTCTTCGAGAGGGACGACGTGATAATAGTGGCGAGCGTCTCCTGCATATACGGACTGGGAGACCCGATAGACTATGAAAACCTGGTGCTTTCGCTTAGGCCGGGCATGGAGAAAGACAGAGATGAAGTGCTCAGAAAGCTGGTGGACATACAGTACGAGCGAAACGACATAAACTTCACCAGGGGCTCTTTCAGGGTTAGGGGAGACATAGTGGATATATTCCCGGCTTCATCGAACGAGAACGCCATAAGGGTAGAGTTCTTTGGAGACGAGATAGACAGGGTTACAGAGATAGATGCGCTCACGGGAAATCTCATAGGTGAGAGATCCCATGTGTCCATATTCCCGGCCTCGCACTTTGCAACTTCTGAGGAGAAGGTGAAGGCGGCTGTAGAGACCATAGAGCAGGAGCTGGAGGAGAGGCTGAAAGAGCTGGAAGGAGAAGGCAAGCTCTTGGAGGCCCAGAGGCTTAAGCAGAGGACGATGTACGACATAGAGATGCTTACAGAGATGGGTTTCTGCCAGGGCATAGAGAACTACTCCAGGCATATAGCCGGAAGGGAACCGGGGAGCAAGCCGTTCACACTGCTTGACTACTTCCCTGACGACTACCTTATGATTGTGGACGAGTCGCATGTGACTATACCTCAGATTCGGGGCATGTACGCCGGAGACCAGTCTAGAAAGCAGAGCCTTGTAGACTACGGATTCAGGCTTCCGTCGGCGCTTGACAACAGGCCGCTTAAGTTCGAGGAGTTCGAGGACCACATAAACCAGATACTCTACGTAAGCGCAACGCCTGGGCCTTACGAGTTGGAGCATTCGGAGAACACAGTAGAGCAGATAATAAGGCCGACAGGGCTCTTAGACCCAATCATAGACGTAAGGCCCACCAGAAACCAGATAGACGACCTTATGGGCGAGATAATGGCGAGGACTGAGCAGAACGAGAGGGTGCTTGTCACGACTCTGACCAAGAAGATGTCGGAGGACCTTACAGACTATTTCAAGGAAGCCGGGATAAAAGTGAAGTACCTCCACTCTGATATAAAGACTATAGAGAGGATGCAGATACTGAAGGAGCTGAGGCAAGGCGTGTTCGACGTGCTTGTAGGCATAAACCTTCTGAGGGAAGGACTGGACATACCGGAGGTGTCCCTTGTAGCCATACTGGACGCAGACAAGGAAGGCTTTCTAAGGTCCGAGACATCTCTAGTGCAGACCATAGGCAGGGCGGCTAGAAACTCAAACGGGTATGTCATAATGTATGCGGATGCAGTGACAAAGTCCATGGAGAAGGCCATAAACGAGACAAACAGAAGAAGGCAGATACAGGAGAGCTACAACACAGAGCACGGCATAGTCCCTAAGACCATAGTGAAGGGCATAAGGGATGTAATAGAGGCTACAGCGGTGGCTGAAGATGGAGCAGACTACAAGGCAGTGGATATGAGTGAAATAGAGCGAGCCGAGGTAGGAGAGAAAATAGCAGGATTAGAGCGAGAGATGAAGTACTGGGCCGGCATACTGGAGTTTGAAAAAGCGGCCGAGCTCAGAGACGAGATAGAGAAACTCAAGAAGATAAGCGGAAAGAAAAAGAGGTGA
- the uvrA gene encoding excinuclease ABC subunit UvrA, producing the protein MKDKIVVRGAKEHNLKNVDLEIPRDKLVVFTGLSGSGKSSLAFDTIYAEGQRRYVESLSSYARQFLGQMEKPDVEYIEGLSPAISIDQKTTSRNPRSTVGTVTEIYDYLRLLFARVGTPHCPSCGKEIVSQSIDQMVDAIMELPEKTKLQLLAPVVRGKKGEHKKLLESVKSEGYVRVRVNGEIQELGEEISIDKNKKHNIEVVVDRVVVKPGVEKRLTDSIETVMKLGNGLLIVDVIDGDEIMMSQKFACPDCGIAIDEISPRMFSFNVPFGMCSTCNGLGSHLNVDPELVIPNTELSIREGAIAPFATTSEEGYYFRSFKSICEKYGFSLDEKIKYAPAELVEEILYGTGGNHIKFDFDSRFGGWKTYEGSFEGVIPNLERRFAETNSDYMRDKIKSFMSNKICPDCKGARLRPESLAVKLGGKNIYELTQMPIREELDFVENLELSEKQIHIARQILKEINSRLNFLLEVGLEYLTLSREAGTLSGGESQRIRLATQIGSSLLGVLYVLDEPSIGLHQRDNSKLLKALRNLTDIGNTLIVVEHDEDTMYEADYIVDIGPGAGVHGGEIVATGTVEEIIANEKSITGDYLSGRKRIEVPESRRVPGENSIVIKNASENNLKNIDVAFPTGVLTAVTGVSGSGKSTLVNEILYKGLHQKLHKGKEKPGRHSSIEGAEHIDKIIEIDQSPIGRTPRSNPATYTGIFDQIRDVFAMTQEAKTRGYSKGRFSFNVKGGRCEACKGDGIIKIEMHFLPDVYVPCEVCKGKRYNRETLQVKYKGKNISEILDMTVEEGVEFFENIQGISRKLKVMNDVGLGYIKLGQPSTQLSGGEAQRVKLATELSKRSTGKTIYILDEPTTGLHSADVHKLITVLDKLVESGNTVVVIEHNLDVIKVADYVVDLGPEGGDKGGCIVATGTPEEICRVPESYTGQFLAKSLKK; encoded by the coding sequence TTGAAAGACAAGATAGTAGTTAGAGGGGCTAAAGAGCATAATCTCAAGAATGTAGATCTGGAGATTCCCAGAGACAAACTTGTGGTGTTCACCGGCCTCAGCGGATCAGGGAAGTCGTCCCTTGCCTTCGACACCATATACGCAGAGGGGCAGAGGAGGTATGTGGAAAGTCTGTCTTCGTATGCAAGGCAGTTTCTTGGACAGATGGAGAAGCCGGACGTAGAGTATATAGAGGGGCTTTCTCCAGCAATCTCCATAGACCAGAAGACAACCAGCAGGAACCCGAGGTCCACAGTGGGAACAGTGACAGAGATATATGACTACTTGAGGCTGCTGTTCGCAAGGGTCGGGACTCCACACTGCCCTAGCTGCGGGAAGGAGATAGTTTCCCAGAGCATAGACCAGATGGTGGACGCCATAATGGAGCTTCCGGAGAAGACCAAGCTACAGCTCTTGGCTCCCGTAGTCAGGGGTAAAAAGGGGGAGCACAAGAAGCTCTTGGAGAGTGTAAAGAGCGAAGGCTACGTCAGAGTTAGAGTCAACGGAGAGATACAGGAGCTTGGGGAAGAGATAAGTATAGACAAGAACAAGAAGCACAATATAGAGGTAGTAGTGGACAGAGTAGTCGTAAAGCCTGGAGTGGAGAAGAGGCTTACAGACTCCATAGAGACGGTTATGAAGCTCGGGAACGGACTGCTCATAGTGGACGTCATAGACGGAGACGAGATAATGATGAGCCAGAAGTTCGCATGTCCCGACTGCGGAATAGCCATAGACGAGATATCCCCAAGGATGTTCTCCTTCAACGTCCCATTCGGCATGTGTTCTACCTGTAACGGGCTAGGCAGCCATCTGAACGTGGACCCGGAGCTTGTGATACCCAATACTGAGCTTTCCATAAGAGAGGGGGCCATAGCGCCTTTCGCCACAACTTCGGAAGAGGGATACTACTTCAGGAGCTTCAAGTCTATATGCGAAAAATACGGCTTCAGCTTGGATGAAAAGATAAAATACGCCCCGGCGGAGCTTGTAGAGGAAATACTCTACGGCACAGGCGGGAACCACATAAAGTTCGACTTTGACAGCAGGTTTGGAGGATGGAAGACATACGAGGGTAGCTTTGAAGGGGTTATTCCGAACCTTGAAAGGCGATTTGCAGAGACAAACTCCGACTACATGAGAGACAAGATAAAGAGCTTTATGAGCAACAAGATATGTCCCGACTGCAAAGGGGCAAGGCTGAGACCTGAAAGCCTTGCTGTGAAGCTAGGTGGAAAGAACATATACGAGCTGACCCAGATGCCTATAAGAGAGGAGCTAGACTTTGTAGAGAATCTGGAGCTTTCAGAGAAGCAGATTCATATAGCCAGACAGATCCTGAAAGAGATAAACTCTAGGCTTAATTTCCTGCTTGAAGTGGGGCTTGAGTACCTGACACTGTCCAGGGAGGCCGGAACGCTTTCAGGAGGGGAGTCGCAGAGGATAAGGCTTGCAACCCAGATAGGGTCCAGTCTCCTAGGTGTGCTTTATGTACTGGACGAGCCTAGCATAGGGCTTCACCAGAGAGACAATTCAAAGTTGCTGAAGGCGCTCAGGAATCTGACAGATATAGGTAACACGCTTATAGTCGTGGAGCATGACGAGGACACTATGTATGAGGCAGACTATATAGTGGACATAGGGCCTGGGGCAGGAGTCCACGGCGGAGAGATAGTGGCCACCGGAACTGTGGAGGAGATAATAGCCAATGAGAAGTCCATAACGGGGGACTACCTTAGCGGCAGAAAGCGCATAGAAGTTCCAGAGAGCAGAAGAGTTCCAGGAGAAAACTCCATAGTCATAAAAAATGCCTCGGAGAACAACCTCAAAAATATAGATGTAGCATTCCCTACAGGGGTGCTTACGGCAGTGACAGGAGTCTCTGGATCGGGCAAGAGTACACTTGTAAACGAGATACTATACAAGGGGCTGCACCAGAAGCTCCACAAGGGAAAGGAAAAGCCGGGCAGGCACAGCTCTATAGAGGGTGCTGAGCATATAGACAAGATAATAGAGATAGACCAGTCGCCTATAGGCAGGACTCCTAGGTCAAACCCTGCGACCTACACGGGGATATTCGACCAGATAAGGGACGTGTTCGCCATGACTCAGGAGGCCAAGACTAGAGGCTACAGCAAGGGCAGATTTAGCTTCAACGTAAAGGGCGGAAGATGCGAGGCCTGCAAAGGAGACGGTATAATAAAGATAGAGATGCACTTTCTGCCGGATGTATACGTTCCGTGCGAGGTGTGCAAGGGTAAGAGATACAACAGGGAGACTCTTCAAGTCAAGTACAAGGGGAAAAACATCTCCGAGATACTGGATATGACCGTGGAGGAAGGCGTGGAGTTCTTCGAGAATATACAGGGGATATCCAGAAAGTTGAAGGTGATGAACGATGTAGGCCTTGGCTATATAAAGCTAGGCCAGCCTTCGACACAGCTTTCGGGAGGAGAGGCCCAGAGGGTCAAGCTTGCAACAGAGCTCAGCAAGCGAAGTACAGGCAAGACCATCTATATACTGGACGAGCCTACAACAGGGCTTCACTCGGCAGACGTGCACAAGCTTATAACTGTGCTGGACAAGCTGGTGGAGAGCGGAAACACAGTTGTGGTCATAGAGCACAATCTAGACGTCATAAAGGTGGCGGACTACGTGGTGGACCTAGGTCCGGAAGGCGGGGACAAGGGAGGCTGCATAGTGGCCACCGGAACACCGGAGGAGATATGCAGAGTGCCAGAGTCGTACACAGGTCAGTTTTTAGCTAAAAGCCTTAAAAAATAG
- a CDS encoding S41 family peptidase, with translation MISRKKMVLISVIAAMTTGVAGVFAGKLINIPFGNTVLVSRDEYSELVDIYDKYGKLDVMEDYIDQNYLGEYSSDQIVDGAIKGMFSALDDPYSVYMDADEFKQFTEANSGSFVGVGIVVSQNEDDMIEIVSPMEGTPGYKAGLKPGDKIIKVDGVEYSGSQLDVAVSNIKGEKGTKVKLTIIRENSDGKQETLEKEIVRDKIEVDSVKSGTIEDSIGYIRLSSFDETSYEDFKSHLDELKGKGIDSLVLDLRGNGGGSVSVCADIADEILGEGTVVYTEDKQGKREYIKSGPDKLGLPLAVIVDKSSASASEILTAAIQDMKAGTIVGTQTYGKGVIQVVNDLPDGSGFKLTISEYFSPKGRQINKKGITPDVVVELPETVESIGIDAIDEDVQLQKAVEILKTAR, from the coding sequence ATGATATCTAGAAAAAAGATGGTTTTAATTTCGGTTATCGCAGCCATGACTACAGGCGTGGCTGGAGTCTTTGCAGGCAAGCTTATAAATATCCCGTTTGGAAACACAGTTCTGGTTTCAAGAGACGAATACTCAGAGCTAGTGGACATATACGACAAGTACGGGAAGCTAGACGTGATGGAAGACTATATAGACCAGAACTATCTGGGAGAGTACAGCAGCGACCAGATAGTAGACGGAGCCATAAAGGGCATGTTCAGCGCTCTGGACGACCCTTACTCTGTCTACATGGACGCCGATGAATTCAAGCAGTTCACAGAGGCCAACTCGGGAAGTTTTGTAGGAGTCGGAATAGTGGTCAGCCAAAACGAAGACGATATGATTGAAATAGTCTCGCCTATGGAGGGCACCCCAGGCTACAAGGCAGGCCTTAAGCCTGGCGACAAGATAATCAAAGTGGACGGAGTAGAATACAGCGGAAGCCAGCTTGACGTGGCTGTGAGCAATATAAAAGGCGAGAAAGGCACAAAAGTAAAGCTGACCATAATTAGGGAAAACTCCGACGGAAAGCAGGAGACGCTAGAGAAAGAGATAGTCAGGGACAAGATAGAGGTGGACAGTGTAAAGAGCGGCACCATAGAGGACAGCATAGGGTATATAAGGCTTTCCTCATTCGACGAGACAAGCTACGAAGACTTCAAGAGCCATCTAGATGAATTGAAAGGCAAGGGCATAGACTCGCTTGTGCTGGACCTGAGAGGGAACGGCGGAGGCTCTGTAAGCGTATGTGCAGACATAGCAGATGAAATCTTGGGAGAGGGCACTGTGGTCTACACAGAGGACAAGCAAGGAAAGCGAGAGTATATAAAGTCCGGACCAGATAAGCTGGGACTTCCGCTTGCTGTAATAGTTGACAAGTCCAGCGCCTCAGCTTCCGAAATACTCACAGCGGCAATTCAGGACATGAAGGCAGGGACAATCGTGGGAACCCAGACCTACGGCAAAGGTGTTATACAGGTTGTAAACGACCTGCCAGACGGAAGCGGATTCAAGCTGACTATTTCAGAGTACTTTTCTCCAAAGGGTAGACAGATAAACAAGAAAGGCATCACTCCTGATGTAGTGGTAGAGCTTCCTGAGACTGTGGAGTCGATAGGCATAGACGCCATAGATGAGGATGTGCAGCTTCAGAAGGCAGTTGAGATTTTGAAAACAGCAAGATAG
- the uvrC gene encoding excinuclease ABC subunit UvrC — MFDIREELKSLPKLPGVYIMKNELEEIIYVGKAVSLKNRVSQYFQSGKSHSQKTKVMVSNIDHFEYIITDTEMEALILEANLIKKHKPKYNILLRDDKQYPYIVVTTDERYPRVIKTRSKKKRGGRYFGPYTNATAVNDVIDIIGECYKLRTCSLNLDRGPRLKRPCLNYHIGKCPGPCFKEIDEIEYGEMVREVIMFLEGKGSKLVSEIESKMMEAAEKLEFEEAVKYRDRLESLRAIVEKQKIVRDDSLDQDVIGIARGLDEACVQIFYIRSGKIVGREDYMLDNTEGLSKGELLSSFIKQFYLTASHIPKEILVEEEFLDLELLEGWLSGLKGKKSHVTVPKRGERADLMEMVKKNAFESLKKNSTKIRASKDDSTLALDELKSCLGLEKIPLRIEAYDISNTQGVNSVGSMVVFQNGKSSKKDYRKFKIKYVKGPDDYSSLEEVLERRFRRGIEELEESKKREIAIENFSVFPDLIMMDGGKGQVNTAKKVLKKLGFEIPVCGMVKDDAHRTRGLIYENEEIEFAKNSPAFKLISRIQDEAHRFAIGYHRELMNKQMIKSVLDTAPGIGAVRKKNLLAHFGSIANIKSADIESLSKVEGMNLKVASELYEYFRKRQG; from the coding sequence TTGTTTGATATAAGAGAAGAGCTAAAGAGCCTCCCCAAGCTTCCTGGAGTCTATATTATGAAGAACGAGCTAGAGGAGATAATATACGTGGGAAAGGCCGTGTCCCTTAAAAACAGGGTGAGCCAGTACTTTCAGTCAGGGAAGAGCCACAGCCAGAAGACTAAAGTCATGGTCTCGAATATAGACCACTTCGAGTATATAATCACAGACACAGAGATGGAGGCGCTTATACTTGAGGCAAATCTGATAAAAAAGCATAAGCCCAAGTACAATATACTTCTGAGAGACGACAAGCAGTATCCGTATATAGTGGTGACTACAGACGAAAGATATCCAAGGGTCATAAAGACGCGCTCCAAGAAAAAGAGGGGCGGGAGGTATTTCGGACCGTATACAAATGCTACTGCCGTAAACGACGTAATAGATATAATCGGCGAGTGCTACAAACTCCGAACCTGCAGTTTGAACTTAGACAGGGGTCCAAGGCTGAAGAGGCCGTGCCTCAACTACCATATAGGGAAATGTCCCGGGCCGTGCTTTAAAGAGATAGATGAAATTGAGTATGGTGAAATGGTGAGAGAGGTCATCATGTTTTTAGAGGGCAAGGGCAGCAAGCTAGTCTCAGAGATAGAGTCCAAGATGATGGAAGCAGCCGAAAAGCTTGAATTTGAAGAGGCTGTAAAGTACAGAGACAGGCTGGAATCGCTCCGAGCCATAGTTGAAAAGCAGAAGATAGTGAGAGACGACAGCTTGGACCAGGATGTAATAGGTATAGCCAGAGGACTGGATGAAGCCTGCGTGCAGATTTTCTACATCAGAAGTGGTAAAATAGTTGGAAGGGAAGACTATATGCTGGACAATACAGAGGGTCTTTCCAAAGGCGAATTGCTGTCCTCTTTTATAAAGCAGTTCTATTTGACGGCATCTCATATTCCAAAGGAGATATTGGTGGAAGAGGAGTTTTTAGACTTAGAGCTGTTGGAGGGTTGGCTTTCAGGGCTCAAGGGCAAGAAAAGCCATGTGACAGTCCCGAAGCGAGGGGAAAGAGCAGATCTTATGGAGATGGTGAAGAAGAATGCCTTCGAGTCGCTTAAGAAAAACTCCACCAAGATAAGGGCTTCGAAAGACGACTCTACTCTTGCCTTGGACGAGCTGAAATCTTGCTTGGGTCTTGAGAAAATCCCTCTCAGAATAGAGGCCTACGATATTTCGAACACACAGGGCGTAAACTCGGTCGGATCTATGGTGGTGTTTCAAAACGGGAAGTCGAGCAAAAAAGACTACAGGAAGTTCAAGATAAAGTACGTCAAAGGGCCTGATGACTACAGCTCGCTTGAAGAAGTGCTGGAGAGAAGGTTCAGGCGAGGCATTGAGGAACTGGAAGAGTCCAAGAAGAGAGAGATAGCTATAGAGAACTTCTCTGTATTTCCCGACCTCATAATGATGGACGGGGGAAAGGGCCAGGTCAACACTGCCAAGAAGGTCTTGAAAAAGCTTGGGTTTGAAATACCTGTCTGCGGAATGGTGAAAGACGACGCTCACAGGACGAGAGGGCTTATATACGAGAACGAGGAGATAGAGTTTGCCAAGAACTCCCCTGCGTTCAAGCTTATAAGCAGAATACAGGATGAAGCCCACAGATTTGCCATAGGGTACCACAGGGAGCTTATGAACAAGCAGATGATAAAGTCTGTGCTGGACACCGCACCCGGCATAGGGGCCGTGAGAAAGAAGAACCTGCTGGCTCACTTCGGAAGCATAGCCAATATAAAAAGCGCTGATATAGAGAGCCTTTCGAAAGTGGAGGGCATGAACTTAAAAGTCGCCAGTGAACTATATGAATACTTTAGAAAGAGACAGGGGTGA